One Streptomyces sp. SAI-135 DNA segment encodes these proteins:
- a CDS encoding site-specific integrase, which produces MSPRNANMESSIYEGNDGWWHGRVTMGVKDDGSPDRRHRRARTESEVKRKVRELEALRDKGRAPKAGRKPTVEGWMTTYLTDIASLKLKPRSLDDYWSKTKNDIIPGIGKHRIDKLQPEHLERMYRAMLDEGHAPSHVLKVHRILSRALKIAHRRRLIVENVATLVDPPTVDETEANPFTTDEAQAFLEAAAKRPTFMRWCVGVGMGFRQGETLGLRWPYVDLDNELFHPQWQLQRLTWRHGCQDPHACGGRLHRFDSCPTDCTTHKNYKRGCPKPCPKGCTRHASVCPERKGGGLVFTRPKTKKSRNAVPIPPPFISYLREHKAQQEAMRIAAGDEWQEHKLVFTRPDGRPLDPRQDWEEFKELLKEAGIDDRRLYDGSRHTAGTILNELGVDMPTIMEILRHTQISQTRRYVKGRSHLSKDAMRRMGDAFMPGKKPPAENADTRAARARRRRRIR; this is translated from the coding sequence ATGAGCCCCCGCAACGCGAACATGGAGTCGTCCATCTACGAGGGCAACGACGGCTGGTGGCACGGCCGCGTGACCATGGGCGTCAAGGACGACGGCAGCCCCGACCGCCGCCACCGCCGCGCCCGCACGGAATCCGAAGTGAAGCGCAAGGTCCGCGAGTTGGAGGCCCTGCGCGACAAGGGACGCGCACCCAAGGCCGGCCGCAAGCCGACCGTGGAGGGGTGGATGACCACCTACCTGACCGACATCGCATCCCTGAAGCTCAAGCCGCGCTCCCTGGACGACTACTGGTCCAAAACCAAGAACGACATCATCCCCGGCATCGGCAAGCACCGAATCGACAAGCTTCAGCCGGAACACCTTGAGCGGATGTACCGCGCGATGCTCGATGAAGGTCACGCCCCCTCGCACGTCCTCAAGGTGCACCGCATCCTCTCCCGCGCCCTGAAAATCGCTCACCGTCGTCGGCTCATCGTCGAGAACGTGGCCACTCTCGTGGACCCGCCCACAGTGGATGAGACCGAGGCGAACCCGTTCACGACGGACGAGGCACAGGCATTTCTGGAGGCCGCCGCCAAGCGACCCACCTTCATGCGGTGGTGCGTCGGCGTCGGCATGGGCTTCCGACAGGGCGAGACGCTGGGCCTGCGGTGGCCGTACGTCGACCTCGACAACGAGCTGTTCCACCCCCAGTGGCAGCTTCAGCGGCTCACGTGGCGCCACGGCTGCCAGGACCCCCACGCCTGCGGCGGGCGCCTCCACCGCTTCGATTCGTGCCCGACTGACTGCACGACGCACAAGAACTACAAGCGCGGGTGCCCCAAGCCGTGCCCCAAGGGCTGCACAAGGCACGCGAGCGTCTGCCCGGAACGCAAAGGCGGGGGCCTGGTCTTCACCCGCCCCAAGACCAAGAAGAGCAGGAACGCCGTGCCCATCCCGCCGCCGTTCATTTCCTACCTGCGCGAGCACAAGGCGCAGCAGGAGGCAATGCGCATCGCGGCCGGAGACGAGTGGCAGGAACACAAGCTGGTCTTCACCCGCCCGGACGGCCGGCCCCTCGACCCCCGCCAGGACTGGGAGGAATTCAAGGAACTGCTGAAAGAGGCTGGGATCGATGACCGCCGCCTCTACGACGGCAGCCGCCACACCGCCGGCACCATCCTGAACGAACTCGGGGTGGACATGCCCACGATCATGGAGATCCTCCGGCACACCCAGATCAGCCAGACCCGCCGGTACGTGAAAGGCAGATCCCACCTCTCCAAGGACGCCATGCGCCGCATGGGAGACGCCTTCATGCCCGGCAAGAAACCCCCAGCCGAGAATGCGGACACCCGCGCGGCGCGCGCTCGCCGTCGTCGCCGCATCCGCTGA
- a CDS encoding ATP-binding protein has translation MDDDDKNPARKVIADYAQERFRYFRTADGTVYAQRNGHPVARPIRSQGTTGSHRQELMVGLFKDGLGTFNGTAMKEALDLIEALALTEQVQPVHIRVAPGLDGATWLDLGRTDGQSVRIHPTGWDIRTPNPAEVCWRRTQLTGELPLPVKDTNGKGIDLLFRLCNFANAETECLAMAWLIGCLEPSVPVPAPFLTGPQGAGKSTGGRMLIRLIEGMTGDLRRAPKDEDNLIAAVAAGWVTALDNLSHMTPDLSDAMCCIVTGAESVKRALFTDGDVFRARYRRPLLLTGIDVGVIRPDLAERLLPLRLERPKVRRTEAELWTEYAEALPVMLGSLLDLTVKVRAATAETPTDLRMADFAHLCAQLDEAMGLGALPAYRAGLDDLNDDVIEGDLLAQTVLQYAAGMQPGAQERMTSAEWLHLLTQLYSGEDCRPVPKGWPTTGKVLSDRLKRLQPTLAARGLVVDWGRTKTARYIELAEPAPAPAPGPQQEAAF, from the coding sequence ATGGACGACGACGACAAGAACCCAGCACGGAAGGTCATCGCGGACTACGCCCAAGAGCGCTTTCGCTACTTCCGCACCGCGGACGGCACGGTCTACGCACAGCGCAACGGCCACCCCGTCGCCCGCCCCATCCGCTCCCAAGGCACCACCGGAAGCCACCGCCAAGAACTCATGGTCGGACTGTTCAAAGACGGACTAGGCACGTTCAACGGCACCGCGATGAAGGAGGCACTCGACTTGATCGAAGCACTCGCCCTCACCGAGCAGGTCCAGCCCGTCCACATCCGCGTCGCCCCCGGCCTGGACGGGGCCACCTGGCTGGACCTGGGTCGCACCGACGGCCAGTCCGTGCGCATCCACCCCACCGGCTGGGACATCCGCACCCCCAACCCGGCAGAGGTGTGCTGGCGGCGCACCCAACTGACCGGCGAACTCCCTTTGCCCGTCAAGGACACCAACGGCAAGGGCATCGACCTGCTGTTTCGGCTGTGCAACTTCGCCAACGCGGAGACGGAGTGCCTGGCCATGGCCTGGCTGATCGGCTGCCTGGAACCCTCCGTGCCCGTCCCCGCCCCCTTCCTCACCGGCCCCCAGGGCGCGGGCAAATCCACCGGCGGAAGGATGCTGATCCGGCTCATCGAGGGCATGACCGGAGACCTGCGCCGGGCCCCGAAGGACGAGGACAACCTGATCGCGGCCGTGGCCGCGGGATGGGTCACCGCGCTGGACAACCTCTCCCACATGACCCCGGACCTGTCGGATGCCATGTGCTGCATCGTCACCGGAGCCGAGTCCGTCAAGCGCGCCCTGTTCACCGACGGAGACGTCTTCCGCGCCCGCTACCGCCGCCCCCTACTCCTGACCGGCATCGACGTCGGCGTCATCCGCCCCGACCTCGCCGAACGCCTCCTCCCGCTCCGCCTCGAACGCCCGAAGGTGCGGCGCACCGAAGCGGAGCTGTGGACCGAGTACGCCGAAGCCCTGCCCGTCATGCTCGGCTCCCTACTGGACCTGACCGTCAAAGTCCGCGCCGCCACCGCCGAGACGCCAACCGACCTGCGCATGGCCGACTTCGCCCACCTGTGCGCACAGCTCGACGAGGCCATGGGCCTCGGAGCTCTGCCCGCCTACCGGGCCGGGCTGGACGACCTCAACGACGACGTCATCGAGGGCGACCTGCTCGCACAGACCGTGCTCCAGTACGCGGCCGGCATGCAGCCCGGGGCGCAGGAGCGGATGACGTCCGCGGAGTGGCTGCACCTGCTCACCCAGCTCTACAGCGGCGAGGACTGCCGCCCCGTGCCCAAGGGATGGCCGACCACTGGCAAGGTGCTCTCCGACCGCCTCAAGCGCCTTCAGCCCACCCTCGCCGCCCGCGGCCTGGTCGTGGACTGGGGACGCACCAAAACGGCCCGCTACATCGAGCTTGCCGAACCCGCACCGGCGCCGGCACCCGGGCCGCAGCAGGAAGCCGCGTTCTGA
- a CDS encoding helix-turn-helix domain-containing protein: MSTALAPADQLLYTPEEAATVLRFGRSTVYELMAEGALKYVKRGRSRRIRRSDLEAFVNSLEPMPN, encoded by the coding sequence ATGAGTACCGCCCTCGCCCCCGCCGATCAGTTGCTTTACACCCCCGAGGAGGCCGCCACGGTCCTTCGCTTCGGCCGCTCCACCGTCTACGAGCTCATGGCCGAAGGCGCCCTGAAATACGTCAAGCGAGGCCGCTCCCGCCGAATCCGCCGGAGCGACCTTGAGGCATTCGTGAACAGCCTCGAACCGATGCCCAACTGA
- a CDS encoding bifunctional DNA primase/polymerase, producing MSNHLHTALQLAVEGLPVLPLRKGKVPFANCPACLYTSCGGRPNMKNPGPCTCPAPCHGWAAATTDTSVIISPAWASAWQCAAAVAYHPGGAGLTVVDCDNADAMAWARETLPKTRTVPTTRGEHWLYRGTMPSANGVRPGVDIKSTMSYARWLGPGTGTLAALPDIVRALTAAKPPTPVPVRVPAPTGGGECRHRTPAYLERGIAMAEQRITDARSTIHTTVYRTFLAVLSTHGRCGCLTEDHIARLFTAAQTKGETPRHCTDAWTNARTRLGL from the coding sequence GTGAGCAACCACCTGCACACGGCCCTCCAGCTCGCGGTCGAGGGGCTGCCCGTGCTGCCGCTGCGCAAGGGCAAGGTGCCCTTCGCCAACTGCCCCGCGTGCCTGTACACCTCGTGCGGTGGCCGGCCGAACATGAAGAACCCCGGCCCCTGCACTTGCCCCGCCCCCTGCCACGGCTGGGCCGCCGCTACAACCGACACCAGCGTCATCATCTCGCCGGCATGGGCGAGCGCATGGCAATGCGCCGCGGCCGTGGCCTACCACCCCGGCGGCGCCGGCCTGACGGTCGTGGACTGCGACAACGCCGACGCCATGGCGTGGGCCCGCGAGACCCTGCCCAAGACGCGGACCGTGCCCACGACCCGCGGCGAGCACTGGCTCTACCGCGGGACGATGCCGTCGGCCAACGGCGTGCGGCCCGGCGTGGACATCAAGTCCACCATGTCCTACGCCCGCTGGCTCGGGCCCGGCACCGGCACCCTGGCCGCGCTGCCCGACATCGTGCGCGCACTCACCGCAGCCAAGCCCCCGACCCCCGTACCCGTCAGGGTTCCCGCGCCGACCGGGGGCGGGGAATGCCGCCACCGCACCCCCGCCTACCTCGAACGCGGCATCGCCATGGCGGAACAGCGCATCACCGACGCCCGCAGCACGATCCACACCACCGTCTACCGCACCTTCCTGGCCGTGCTCTCAACGCACGGCCGGTGCGGTTGCCTCACCGAGGACCACATCGCCCGCCTGTTCACCGCCGCTCAGACCAAGGGCGAAACACCCCGACACTGCACGGACGCGTGGACCAACGCCCGCACCCGGTTGGGGCTTTGA
- a CDS encoding alpha/beta hydrolase: protein MHIRRNPRRTGRRLPLRRAQASAPARTARAGGILLGVAALLVSACSAGASTTSATSAADVALGALPRSTPAALAPYYAQKARWRECGVPGFQCATLRAPLDYDQPAGGDVRLAVTRKKATGPGERLGSLFVNPGGPGGSAVGYAQAYAGIGYPAEVRARYDVVAVDPRGVARSEPVACLDGRDMDTYTGTDSTPDDAREVTELVDAYKKFAEECGAHSARLLRHVSTVEAARDMDIVRAALGDRKLNYVGASYGTFLGATYAGLFPGRSGRLVLDGAMDPSLPARRVNLDQTAGFETAFRSFAKDCVQQPDCPLGAKGTPVAEVGRNLKAFFRKLDAHPVPTGDADGRTLGEALATTGVIAAMYDESSWAQLREALTSAMRERDGAGLLVLADSYYERDGDGRYSNLMAANTAVNCLDLPPAYDRPEQVEKAVPAFEKASPVFGEGLAWASLSCAYWPVGPTGEPHRIEARGAGPIVVVGTTRDPATPYRWARALAAQLTSARLLTYEGDGHTAYGRGSACIDSAINAYLLRGTPPAARKRCS from the coding sequence ATGCACATCAGGCGTAATCCCCGCCGCACCGGCCGCAGGCTTCCCCTTCGCCGGGCACAGGCGTCGGCACCGGCACGCACGGCCCGTGCCGGTGGCATCCTCCTCGGTGTCGCCGCGCTGCTCGTCTCCGCCTGCTCCGCGGGCGCCTCGACGACCTCGGCCACCTCGGCCGCCGACGTGGCCCTCGGCGCCCTGCCGCGGTCGACACCGGCCGCCCTCGCGCCGTACTACGCGCAGAAGGCGCGCTGGCGCGAGTGCGGGGTGCCGGGTTTCCAGTGCGCCACCCTGCGTGCGCCGCTCGACTACGACCAGCCGGCCGGCGGGGACGTCCGGCTCGCCGTCACCCGCAAGAAGGCCACCGGGCCGGGTGAGCGCCTCGGGTCGCTGTTCGTGAACCCGGGCGGACCGGGCGGTTCGGCGGTCGGGTACGCCCAGGCGTACGCCGGGATCGGCTACCCGGCCGAGGTGCGGGCCCGTTACGACGTGGTCGCGGTGGACCCGCGCGGAGTCGCCCGCAGCGAGCCCGTCGCATGCCTCGACGGGCGGGACATGGACACGTACACGGGGACGGACAGCACCCCCGACGACGCGCGCGAGGTCACGGAACTCGTCGACGCCTACAAGAAGTTCGCGGAGGAGTGCGGCGCGCACTCGGCGAGGCTGCTGCGGCATGTGTCGACCGTCGAGGCGGCCCGGGACATGGACATCGTGCGGGCGGCGCTGGGCGACCGGAAGCTGAACTACGTGGGGGCGTCGTACGGGACGTTCCTCGGGGCGACGTACGCGGGACTCTTCCCCGGCCGCTCGGGGCGGCTGGTGCTGGACGGCGCGATGGACCCCTCGCTGCCCGCGCGCCGGGTGAACCTCGACCAGACGGCGGGCTTCGAGACGGCGTTCCGGTCGTTCGCGAAGGACTGTGTGCAGCAACCGGACTGCCCGCTCGGCGCGAAGGGCACCCCGGTCGCGGAGGTCGGCCGGAACCTCAAGGCGTTCTTCCGGAAGCTCGACGCGCACCCGGTCCCCACCGGAGACGCGGACGGCCGCACCCTCGGCGAGGCCCTCGCCACGACCGGTGTGATCGCGGCGATGTACGACGAGAGCTCCTGGGCGCAGCTGCGGGAGGCGCTGACCTCGGCGATGAGGGAGAGGGACGGCGCCGGTCTCCTGGTCCTCGCCGACAGCTACTACGAGCGGGACGGCGACGGCCGCTACAGCAACCTGATGGCCGCCAACACGGCGGTGAACTGCCTCGACCTCCCGCCCGCGTACGACCGCCCGGAGCAGGTCGAGAAGGCCGTCCCGGCGTTCGAAAAGGCGTCCCCGGTCTTCGGTGAAGGCCTGGCCTGGGCTTCCCTCAGCTGCGCGTACTGGCCGGTCGGGCCCACGGGTGAGCCGCACCGCATCGAGGCGCGGGGCGCCGGGCCGATCGTCGTGGTCGGCACCACCCGCGACCCGGCCACCCCCTACCGCTGGGCCCGTGCCCTGGCCGCCCAGCTCACCTCGGCCCGCCTGCTCACCTACGAGGGCGACGGCCACACCGCCTACGGCCGCGGCAGCGCCTGCATCGACTCCGCGATCAACGCGTACCTGCTCCGCGGCACCCCTCCGGCGGCCCGAAAGCGCTGCTCATAG
- a CDS encoding DNA polymerase III subunit delta' — MTVWDDLVGQERVSEQLAAAARDADALVTAVATQAPPPEASKMTHAWLFTGPPGAGRNQAARAFAAALQCVSPDRALGGAPGCGFCDGCHTALIGTHADVSSVAAVGTQILADDMRDTVRKSFTSPANGRWQIILVEDAERLNEKSANAVLKAVEEPAPRTVWLLCAPSIEDVLPTIRSRCRHLNLSTPSVEAVADMLVRREGVEPAAALAAARATQGHVDRARRLATDPAARERRAAVLKLPLRIDDIGGCLKAAQELVDAAADDAKQLAEEMDGKETEELKAAMGASQGGRMPRGTAGVMKDLEDRQKRRRTRTQRDSLDLALTDLTAFYRDVLALQLGSRVAIANADAEDALERLARGSSPETTLRRIEAIGACRDALDRNVAPLLAVEAMTMALRAG, encoded by the coding sequence ATGACCGTATGGGACGACCTGGTCGGCCAGGAGAGGGTGAGCGAGCAGCTCGCGGCCGCCGCTCGGGACGCCGACGCCCTGGTCACCGCCGTCGCCACCCAGGCCCCGCCGCCCGAGGCGTCGAAGATGACGCACGCCTGGCTGTTCACCGGCCCCCCGGGGGCGGGCCGGAACCAGGCGGCGCGGGCCTTCGCCGCCGCGCTTCAGTGCGTCAGTCCGGACCGGGCCCTGGGGGGAGCGCCCGGCTGCGGGTTCTGCGACGGGTGTCATACGGCGCTCATCGGCACCCACGCCGACGTCAGTTCCGTGGCCGCCGTCGGCACCCAGATCCTCGCCGACGACATGCGGGACACCGTCCGCAAGTCCTTCACCTCGCCGGCCAACGGCCGCTGGCAGATCATCCTCGTCGAGGACGCCGAGCGGCTGAACGAGAAATCGGCCAACGCGGTCCTCAAGGCCGTGGAGGAGCCCGCCCCCCGCACGGTCTGGCTGCTGTGCGCGCCGTCCATCGAGGACGTCCTGCCGACGATCCGCTCCCGCTGCCGCCACCTGAACCTGAGCACTCCCTCCGTGGAGGCCGTCGCCGACATGCTCGTGCGCCGGGAGGGCGTCGAGCCGGCCGCCGCGCTGGCCGCCGCCCGTGCCACCCAGGGCCATGTCGACCGGGCCCGCCGCCTCGCCACCGACCCGGCCGCCCGTGAGCGCCGTGCCGCCGTGCTGAAACTGCCCCTGCGGATCGACGACATCGGCGGCTGTCTCAAGGCGGCGCAGGAGCTCGTCGACGCCGCGGCCGACGACGCCAAGCAGCTCGCCGAGGAGATGGACGGCAAGGAGACCGAGGAGCTGAAGGCGGCGATGGGCGCCTCCCAGGGCGGCCGCATGCCCCGCGGCACGGCGGGCGTGATGAAGGACCTGGAGGACCGGCAGAAGCGCCGCCGCACCCGAACCCAGCGCGACAGCCTCGACCTGGCCCTGACCGACCTCACCGCGTTCTACCGGGACGTCCTCGCCCTCCAGCTCGGCTCCCGGGTCGCGATCGCCAACGCGGACGCCGAGGACGCCCTGGAGCGGCTCGCCCGCGGCAGCTCCCCGGAGACCACGCTCCGCCGAATCGAGGCGATCGGTGCCTGCCGCGACGCCCTCGACCGCAATGTGGCCCCGCTGCTCGCGGTGGAGGCCATGACGATGGCGCTCCGAGCGGGCTGA
- the tmk gene encoding dTMP kinase, translated as MTRAEQPTAPEPAPDDALVADSRERAVRALLRRPQLKRLWSAQLVGGIGDTLALLVLVLLALQAAIAGGSFSGGYRGAAFAVATVFGTRILATLLFGAVLLGPLTSLTSHEGPLDRRWTMVGADGVRLALLIVAPLWIDWMPDDALAMLLVTVFVTGVAERFWTVCRESAAPALLPAPPPEGATVRPLPDHLDALRRLSLRTTFVAIPLAGAALVVAGLLNNLLGSGIAWFGQHQAALASYVAAGLFAASLSLLTFLELPDTRTPRARSPLEGLRRPKTGTGVDKGRTGAIPLLVPACAAIAGAIAAAVAVAVLHAKDLGGGPVLYGLMVLALTGGVVIGIRTAPRVLVSLSRRRLLALAIAFTGVALLAAGLVPDVTTVLLIEALAGVGAGVAANTGHTLLDQETEEYRRARTTEHLHAVVRVAVAFGALVAPLVAAAIGPHRLENGKFVFAHGGAAFTLMLVGALLLPVAALVLAKVDDRSGVPLRHDLRDALLGGDDPVTVPAGTGFFIALEGGDGAGKSTQAEALAEWIRAKGHEVVVTREPGATPVGKRLRSILLDVSSAGLSHRAEALLYAADRAEHVDTVVRPALERGAVVISDRYIDSSVAYQGAGRDLSPTEIARINRWATNGLVPHLTVLLDVSPEIARERFTEAPDRLESEPAEFHARVRSGFLTLAAADPGRYLVVDAGQEPEAVSTVVRHRLDQMLPLSEQEIREQEEARRKAEEEARRRTEEEAARKAEEERLERERQEQLARLKAEEEERKRRELEEAQRREAERQAEEARLRAEEARRRAEEERARLLAEEKARAEEEARRKAQEEAARKRAEEEARLRAEAEERRLEKQRKAEEALLRAEEARRLAEAAAAAAEEGPRQAATPAPGMDAATVPTPVVTPTNASGGPVDETAVLPRVSMVKDDEESSGASGEADSEVTAELPQPPVPPGAADETAVLPPVPPGAADETAVLPPVAPPGSAEETAVLPPVPPAPGEGPSDRVPRGYFRDEERTRELPQVDEQGTPRRRGRSDWAEETPLDDLPTLADELLGPHDDEYGDDRGRRGRGR; from the coding sequence ATGACCCGTGCGGAGCAGCCAACGGCCCCTGAACCGGCCCCCGACGACGCCCTGGTCGCGGACTCCCGCGAGCGCGCCGTCCGCGCCCTGCTGCGCAGGCCCCAGCTCAAACGCCTGTGGAGCGCCCAGCTCGTCGGCGGGATCGGCGACACCCTCGCACTCCTGGTGCTGGTGCTGCTGGCCCTTCAGGCGGCGATCGCCGGGGGCTCGTTCAGCGGCGGCTACCGGGGCGCGGCGTTCGCAGTGGCGACCGTCTTCGGTACGCGCATCCTGGCGACGCTGCTCTTCGGCGCCGTCCTGCTCGGCCCGCTGACCTCGCTCACCTCGCACGAGGGGCCGCTCGACCGCCGCTGGACCATGGTCGGCGCGGACGGGGTCAGGCTTGCCCTGCTCATCGTCGCGCCGCTGTGGATCGACTGGATGCCGGACGACGCCCTGGCGATGCTCCTGGTGACCGTCTTCGTGACCGGCGTCGCCGAGCGCTTCTGGACCGTGTGCCGTGAGAGCGCGGCACCCGCCCTGCTGCCGGCCCCGCCGCCGGAGGGGGCCACGGTACGACCGCTGCCGGACCACCTGGACGCGCTGCGCCGCCTGTCGCTGCGGACGACCTTCGTGGCGATCCCGCTCGCCGGTGCCGCGCTCGTCGTCGCGGGCCTGCTCAACAACCTGCTGGGCTCCGGCATCGCCTGGTTCGGCCAGCACCAGGCGGCCCTCGCGTCGTACGTCGCGGCCGGACTGTTCGCCGCGTCCCTGTCCCTGCTGACCTTCCTGGAACTGCCCGACACCCGCACCCCGCGCGCGCGTTCGCCGCTGGAGGGGCTGCGCCGGCCCAAGACGGGCACCGGCGTCGACAAGGGCCGTACCGGCGCGATCCCGCTGCTGGTGCCGGCCTGCGCCGCGATCGCAGGGGCGATCGCGGCCGCCGTGGCCGTCGCTGTGCTGCACGCCAAGGACCTGGGCGGCGGCCCGGTGCTGTACGGGCTGATGGTGCTCGCGCTGACCGGCGGTGTCGTCATCGGCATCCGTACGGCCCCCAGGGTGCTCGTCTCGCTCTCGCGGCGCCGGCTGCTCGCGCTGGCGATCGCCTTCACCGGTGTCGCCCTGCTGGCCGCCGGGCTCGTCCCGGACGTCACCACCGTGCTGCTGATCGAGGCGCTGGCCGGTGTCGGTGCGGGCGTGGCCGCCAACACCGGGCACACCCTGCTGGACCAGGAGACCGAGGAGTACCGGCGGGCCCGGACCACCGAGCATCTGCACGCGGTCGTGCGGGTCGCTGTGGCGTTCGGCGCGCTGGTCGCACCCCTGGTGGCCGCGGCGATCGGCCCGCACCGGCTGGAGAACGGCAAGTTCGTGTTCGCGCACGGCGGCGCCGCGTTCACCCTGATGCTGGTCGGCGCGCTGCTGCTGCCGGTGGCCGCGCTGGTGCTCGCCAAGGTCGACGACCGGTCCGGCGTACCGCTCAGGCACGACCTGCGGGACGCGCTGCTCGGCGGCGACGACCCGGTGACCGTGCCCGCCGGCACCGGATTCTTCATCGCGCTGGAAGGCGGTGACGGCGCCGGGAAGTCCACCCAGGCCGAGGCGCTCGCCGAGTGGATCAGGGCCAAGGGACACGAGGTCGTGGTGACGCGCGAGCCGGGGGCGACCCCGGTGGGCAAGCGGCTGCGGTCGATCCTGCTGGACGTGTCGAGCGCCGGGCTCTCGCACCGCGCGGAGGCGCTGCTGTACGCGGCGGACCGCGCGGAGCACGTGGACACCGTCGTCCGTCCCGCGCTGGAGCGCGGCGCTGTCGTGATCTCCGACCGGTACATCGACTCCTCGGTGGCCTACCAGGGCGCCGGGCGCGACCTGTCCCCGACGGAGATCGCCCGCATCAACCGCTGGGCGACGAACGGACTGGTACCGCATCTGACGGTCCTGCTGGACGTGTCCCCGGAGATCGCCCGCGAGCGGTTCACCGAGGCGCCGGACCGGCTGGAGTCGGAGCCCGCGGAGTTCCACGCGCGCGTGCGGTCCGGATTCCTCACGCTGGCCGCCGCCGACCCCGGCCGCTACCTGGTCGTGGACGCGGGACAGGAGCCCGAGGCCGTCTCGACCGTCGTACGCCACCGCCTGGACCAGATGCTGCCGCTGTCCGAGCAGGAGATCCGGGAGCAGGAGGAGGCCCGCCGCAAGGCCGAGGAGGAGGCGCGGCGCAGGACCGAGGAGGAGGCCGCGCGCAAGGCCGAGGAGGAGCGCCTGGAGCGGGAGCGCCAGGAGCAGCTCGCCCGGTTGAAGGCCGAGGAGGAGGAGCGCAAGCGGCGCGAGCTGGAGGAGGCCCAGCGCCGCGAGGCCGAACGCCAGGCGGAGGAGGCCCGGCTGCGGGCCGAGGAAGCGCGCAGGCGTGCCGAGGAGGAGCGGGCGCGGCTCCTGGCCGAGGAGAAGGCCCGCGCCGAGGAGGAGGCGCGGCGCAAGGCCCAGGAGGAGGCCGCCCGCAAGCGGGCCGAGGAGGAGGCGCGCCTGCGTGCCGAGGCCGAGGAGCGGCGGCTGGAGAAGCAGCGCAAGGCCGAGGAGGCGTTGCTGCGGGCGGAGGAGGCCCGGCGGCTCGCCGAGGCCGCGGCCGCGGCGGCGGAGGAGGGGCCCAGGCAGGCCGCCACTCCCGCGCCGGGGATGGACGCGGCGACCGTGCCCACGCCCGTGGTGACGCCGACGAACGCGTCGGGCGGTCCGGTGGACGAGACGGCGGTGCTGCCCCGCGTGTCCATGGTGAAGGACGACGAGGAGTCCTCCGGGGCGTCCGGCGAGGCGGACTCCGAGGTGACGGCCGAGCTTCCGCAGCCGCCGGTTCCTCCGGGTGCGGCGGACGAGACGGCGGTGCTGCCGCCCGTCCCGCCGGGTGCCGCCGATGAGACTGCGGTGCTGCCGCCCGTCGCGCCTCCGGGCTCGGCCGAGGAGACGGCCGTACTGCCCCCCGTGCCTCCGGCGCCGGGGGAGGGGCCCTCGGACCGGGTGCCGCGGGGGTACTTCCGGGACGAGGAGCGCACGCGGGAGCTGCCGCAGGTCGACGAGCAGGGGACGCCTCGGCGCAGGGGCCGGTCGGACTGGGCCGAGGAGACTCCGCTGGACGATCTGCCGACGTTGGCGGACGAGTTGCTCGGGCCGCATGACGACGAGTACGGGGACGATCGGGGACGGCGGGGCCGGGGGCGGTAG